The Streptomyces sp. Je 1-332 genome has a window encoding:
- a CDS encoding MarR family transcriptional regulator, translating into MDNVVDDKKVNQVVDSRKAPEERKAPAEDGPGFELPLLLFAGFRTLIDRLHAELARQGHPDVRPAHGFAMQAIGARGASASEVGRRLGVSKQAAGKTIDRLIALGYAERTDDPADARRKLVRLTPQGTDALRRSAAVLDELRTEWASALGARRLRAMEDDLRTVVPPDAFRLDAAGWLGGS; encoded by the coding sequence ATGGACAACGTGGTTGACGATAAGAAGGTAAACCAGGTTGTCGATTCCCGCAAGGCCCCGGAGGAGCGCAAGGCCCCTGCGGAGGACGGGCCCGGCTTCGAGCTGCCCCTCCTCCTCTTCGCCGGGTTCCGCACCCTGATCGACCGGCTCCACGCCGAGCTGGCCCGCCAGGGCCACCCGGACGTGCGCCCGGCCCACGGCTTCGCGATGCAGGCGATCGGCGCGCGGGGCGCGAGCGCGAGCGAGGTGGGCCGCCGGCTCGGCGTCTCCAAGCAGGCCGCGGGCAAGACCATCGACCGCCTCATCGCCCTCGGCTACGCGGAACGCACCGACGACCCCGCCGACGCCCGCCGCAAACTGGTCCGCCTCACCCCGCAGGGCACCGACGCCCTACGCCGGTCGGCGGCGGTCCTCGACGAACTGCGGACGGAGTGGGCCTCCGCCCTGGGCGCCCGCCGCCTGCGCGCGATGGAGGACGACCTGCGCACGGTCGTACCACCGGACGCGTTCCGCCTGGACGCGGCGGGGTGGCTCGGGGGCTCGTGA